In Juglans regia cultivar Chandler chromosome 5, Walnut 2.0, whole genome shotgun sequence, the following are encoded in one genomic region:
- the LOC108997777 gene encoding secoisolariciresinol dehydrogenase-like has translation MTSVSLVSAAARRLEGKVAVITGGASGIGESTARLFSKHGAKVVIADIQDDLGHSVCKDLNSKSTSFVHCDVSKETDVENAINFAVSKFGKLDIMFNNAGVGGVAKPNILDNTKAEFEQVIGVNLVGAFLGTKHAARVMVPARRGSIITTASVCSTIGGSASHAYTSSKHGVVGLMRNTAVELGQFGIRVNCVSPYLVATPLAKDFFKLDDKGVYGVYSNLKGSLLKPEDVAEAALYLGSDESKYVSGHNLLVDGGFSISNPGFSMFVQKF, from the exons ATGACAAGTGTTTCTTTAGTCTCAGCGGCTGCCCGCAG GCTAGAAGGGAAAGTGGCAGTAATCACTGGTGGAGCAAGTGGCATTGGGGAGTCTACAGCAAGACTCTTCTCCAAACATGGAGCTAAAGTTGTTATTGCAGACATCCAAGATGACTTGGGTCATTCTGTCTGCAAAGATCTAAACTCTAAATCCACATCCTTCGTCCATTGTGATGTCAGCAAGGAAACAGATGTGGAAAATGCAATTAACTTTGCTGTTTCCAAGTTTGGAAAGCTTGACATTATGTTCAACAATGCTGGTGTTGGTGGAGTTGCAAAACCAAACATCCTTGACAACACCAAGGCTGAGTTTGAGCAAGTAATTGGTGTTAATCTAGTTGGTGCCTTCCTTGGAACCAAACATGCAGCTCGTGTCATGGTCCCGGCTCGCCGTGGCAGCATTATTACAACTGCTAGTGTTTGCTCTACTATAGGAGGGAGTGCATCGCATGCCTACACGAGCTCCAAGCATGGCGTGGTGGGATTAATGAGAAACACAGCAGTGGAACTTGGACAGTTTGGCATTCGTGTGAACTGTGTATCACCTTATCTAGTTGCTACACCATTGGCAAAGGATTTCTTCAAACTTGATGACAAAGGAGTTTACGGTGTTTATTCCAACCTTAAAGGCAGTCTCCTCAAGCCAGAAGATGTGGCTGAAGCTGCTCTttatttgggaagtgatgagTCAAAGTATGTGAGTGGACACAATCTTTTGGTAGATGGAGGCTTTTCCATTAGCAATCCAGGCTTTTCCATGTTTGTGcaaaagttttga
- the LOC108997789 gene encoding plasma membrane-associated cation-binding protein 1-like → MKKNSVGVHKFIEELVKIEFPGSKPVCQASSKFGPALVPGPLIFVFEKVSTFIVTEEKVEPPPEAAKTEEAAGGKEKEIVVVEEEKKEEKKEEEGKKEEVVEKIEEEKIEVVAVEAEKAEAAAAPPASTEPAAAKVEEAEPPKP, encoded by the exons atgaagaAGAACTCTGTTGGAGTTCACAAGTTCATAGAAGAACTCGTGAAAATCG AGTTTCCGGGATCAAAACCAGTATGTCAAGCATCTTCAAAGTTTGGGCCAGCGTTGGTTCCCGGTCCGCTTATCTTTGTCTTTGAAAAGGTCTCGACGTTTATAGTCACAGAAGAGAAAGTCGAGCCACCGCCAGAAGCAGCAAAAACTGAAGAAGCAGCAGGTGGCAAAGAAAAGGAGATCGTCGTCgttgaggaagagaagaaagaagaaaagaaggaagaggaagggaagaaagaagaggtggtggagaaaatagaagaagagaagatAGAAGTTGTGGCAGTGGAGGCTGAGAAAGCGgaagcagcagcagcaccaCCAGCTTCAACCGAGCCTGCAGCAGCCAAGGTGGAGGAAGCAGAACCCCCAAAGCCTTGA